In the genome of Pontibacter actiniarum, the window GATTGAGCACTTAGGGATTGAAATAACAGAGGCAGGCCCGGACTTCCTCTGTGGCCGGATGCCCGTGGACCAGCGCACCCACCAGCCCATGGGCCTGCTGCACGGGGGCGCCTCGGTGGTGCTGGCTGAGTCGCTGGCAAGTATGGGTGCCGCCCTGCAGGTGGATTTAACAAAAAAAGCCTGCGTTGGTTTAGAGATAAATGCGAACCACTTGCGCGGCATCAGCACTGGCTGGGTGTACGGCAAGGCAACTCCGCTCCACGTGGGCCGCAGCACGCAGGTGTGGGAAACCAAAATCACCAACGAGGCAGGCGACCTGATCTGCATTAGCCGCATGACCGTGGCCGTGATCGACAAAAAATAACCTTTACAGAGGCCAGACCGCCTCAGGAGAACATAGCATGGGTACAGCAACCCGAGTTTTTACGTTACAAGATACCTTCAGAGCAGCCATCGCCGGGCAAAAGGCGGTGGCTGTTTGGCGCTTGCCAAACACCGATAGCACGCAGGCCTGCGTGCAGCTGGGGCCCGGTTACGCCACCGGGCAACCGCAGCTTGAGCGCAGCCCCTTCGGCTTCCTTTTCTGCCCTTTCCAGCCCACGGCACAGCACCATAATACCTTTATAAGGGCTGATGTATACTTTGACGGCAGCACTGCACCCCCCGTGGTAGCAGACGGTGTGCCGGAGGAGGAAATGGAGAAATTTTACCGGTTGCTTAACGAGGAAAGCAAAGCCGGCTGGCACACCGTGCCGGCAACGCAGCAGCACTTCCAGACGGCGCAGGGGTTTACCACTGCCGTTACCAAGGCGGTGGAGCAGATACAGGCCGAGACGATGGAAAAGGTGGTGCTTTCCCGTACCAAGCAGGAAGCGTTACCGGCAGGCTTCTCTCCCATAGCCGCTTTCGAGGCCATGGCCGCTGCCTACCCCAGGGCCTTTGTTTCGCTGGTTTCCGTACCGGGTGTGGGCACCTGGATGGGCGCCTCTCCCGAGATACTGGTCAGCATTAACGAGCAGCAGGTGTTCCACACCATGGCATTGGCGGGCACGCAGCCAGTGGTCGCCAACGTAGCAGATGCTATCTGGCGGCAAAAGGAAATAGAAGAGCAAGCCATGGTGGAGCGCTACATCCTGAGCTGCTTTAAAAAGCTTCGCCTCCGCGAGTACACCGAAATCGGGCCGCGCACCGTAATAGCAGGTAACCTGATGCACCTGCGCACAGACTTCAGGGTGGATATGAAGGAAGTTCACTTCCCGACGCTGGGCACCGACATGCTGGAGCTGCTACACCCGACCTCTGCCATCTGCGGCTTACCGAAAGCGCCCGCGCTGGAGTTCATACTTGCCCACGAAGGCTACGACCGCAGCTATTACAGCGGCTACCTGGGCCCCGTTAGCGGCCCCACGGGCTCGCACCTCTATGTAAACCTGCGCTGCATGGAGCTACAGGAGTCTGAGGCAATTCTGTATGCCGGGGCAGGTATCACCGCAGAGTCTGACCCGCAGAAGGAGTGGCAGGAAACAGAGCACAAAATGCAAACGATGCGGAAAGTTTTAGAGCTTTTGAGTGATTGATTCTTGGATATGAATTGTAGTTACACGACCTCCTGTTCTACCAAACACTCAGTCAGTTCTTCACTCATTCAAAATTAAGATTGTGATTCTACAGCCAGTTGTAAACATAGCCGAAATCTGTGCCAGGAAAGGTGTCAAGCAGGTGGTACTATCGCCTGGCTCGCGCTGCGCACCGCTCACCATTGCCTTTGCCCGCCACCCGAAGCTGTCGGTGCGCACGGTAAGCGATGAGCGTGCGGCCGCCTTTATTGCCCTGGGCATGGCGCTTACTACTGGCAAACCCACCGTTTTAATCTGCACCTCCGGCACCGCCGCGTTAAACTACGCCCCTGCCGTCGCCGAGGCTTTCTTTCAGCAGGTGCCCCTGCTCGTGCTCACCGCCGACAGGCCCCCGGAGTGGATTGACCAACTGGACGGCCAAACGATCCGCCAGCAGCACGTGTTTGGGCAGCACATCAAGCGCAGCTATACTTTCCCGGTGGACCTGCAGCACCCGGACGCCGTGTGGCAAAGCGAACGTACGGTATCGGAGGCTTTAAACGAGGCCGCTGC includes:
- a CDS encoding PaaI family thioesterase yields the protein MDKNTDTVERVKQWCQNTMIEHLGIEITEAGPDFLCGRMPVDQRTHQPMGLLHGGASVVLAESLASMGAALQVDLTKKACVGLEINANHLRGISTGWVYGKATPLHVGRSTQVWETKITNEAGDLICISRMTVAVIDKK
- a CDS encoding chorismate-binding protein — translated: MGTATRVFTLQDTFRAAIAGQKAVAVWRLPNTDSTQACVQLGPGYATGQPQLERSPFGFLFCPFQPTAQHHNTFIRADVYFDGSTAPPVVADGVPEEEMEKFYRLLNEESKAGWHTVPATQQHFQTAQGFTTAVTKAVEQIQAETMEKVVLSRTKQEALPAGFSPIAAFEAMAAAYPRAFVSLVSVPGVGTWMGASPEILVSINEQQVFHTMALAGTQPVVANVADAIWRQKEIEEQAMVERYILSCFKKLRLREYTEIGPRTVIAGNLMHLRTDFRVDMKEVHFPTLGTDMLELLHPTSAICGLPKAPALEFILAHEGYDRSYYSGYLGPVSGPTGSHLYVNLRCMELQESEAILYAGAGITAESDPQKEWQETEHKMQTMRKVLELLSD